In Tepidanaerobacter syntrophicus, a single genomic region encodes these proteins:
- a CDS encoding class D sortase yields MKRFIAVILILSGIFLISYPKLKEAYFDYQQKKLIETWNKTMEDLGDYPDEAPKEDTSAPLASKKNDYLIEYINSHMEGMLKIDKINIFLPILKGATKTNLDISAASVSGTGNPGDIGNYCISAHRSRSYGRQFNRLNELKKGDKIEIIVKDKTCTYVVSETFLVEAEDTWVMLPQKDKKLLTLITCDYSRKPYPRLIVRANLLESGENI; encoded by the coding sequence ATGAAAAGGTTTATTGCTGTAATACTAATTTTGTCCGGCATATTTTTAATATCTTATCCGAAACTAAAAGAAGCCTACTTCGATTATCAACAGAAAAAGCTTATTGAAACATGGAACAAGACAATGGAAGATCTGGGAGATTATCCAGACGAAGCACCGAAAGAAGATACTTCTGCGCCGCTTGCAAGCAAAAAAAATGATTATCTTATAGAATATATAAACTCTCATATGGAAGGCATGCTAAAAATTGATAAAATAAATATTTTCTTGCCCATATTAAAAGGCGCAACAAAAACCAATCTTGATATTTCGGCAGCTTCAGTATCCGGCACGGGTAATCCTGGAGATATAGGCAACTACTGCATTTCGGCACATCGGAGCCGGAGTTACGGCAGGCAGTTTAACAGATTAAATGAACTTAAAAAAGGAGATAAAATCGAGATTATAGTAAAGGATAAAACATGTACTTATGTAGTATCCGAGACATTTCTTGTTGAGGCAGAAGATACCTGGGTGATGCTGCCGCAAAAGGACAAAAAACTCTTAACTCTTATTACGTGCGATTACAGCAGGAAACCTTACCCAAGATTAATAGTAAGAGCTAACCTTTTGGAATCAGGTGAGAATATATAG
- a CDS encoding LPXTG cell wall anchor domain-containing protein, producing MNKNIKKYLIVLLVSFFAASVFTMYGAEGVFAADDVELRGDSSGLVLVPEGGKLFDLGRMNPGDAITRTLKITNNYSRPFTLYMRAERIGDEPTGADLLKQLRLTISYQGEVIYRGPATGANSESSGGIGDISSNISLGRFASSESRNLIATIELPGPETGNEFQNATAEVRWIFTAETSGGGGGGGGGKKEEPIEEPPVEVEEEPVPEGEPIPPEIEIPEEAPQEAAPIEIPIEEVPMGAPAMPKTGEELPYIYYIAGIVAIVAGASLTIRRK from the coding sequence GTGAATAAAAATATAAAAAAATATCTCATAGTGCTTTTGGTCTCGTTTTTTGCAGCTAGTGTTTTTACGATGTATGGTGCAGAAGGAGTTTTTGCTGCCGACGATGTGGAACTTAGAGGCGATTCTTCAGGACTTGTCTTAGTGCCGGAAGGCGGAAAACTTTTTGACCTAGGGCGCATGAATCCGGGCGATGCAATAACACGAACGCTGAAGATAACAAATAATTACAGCAGGCCCTTCACTCTCTATATGCGCGCTGAAAGAATCGGAGATGAGCCTACAGGCGCCGATTTGTTAAAACAACTAAGACTTACTATTTCATATCAAGGTGAAGTTATTTACCGGGGTCCTGCTACCGGAGCAAACAGCGAAAGTTCTGGTGGTATTGGAGATATAAGCAGCAATATAAGCCTTGGAAGGTTTGCCTCGTCAGAAAGTAGAAATCTAATTGCAACTATTGAACTTCCGGGTCCTGAAACAGGAAATGAGTTTCAAAATGCTACGGCAGAAGTGAGATGGATTTTTACCGCAGAAACTAGCGGCGGAGGAGGAGGCGGCGGAGGCGGTAAAAAAGAAGAACCGATAGAAGAACCTCCGGTTGAAGTGGAAGAGGAGCCCGTTCCGGAAGGAGAGCCAATACCTCCTGAAATAGAAATTCCTGAGGAGGCCCCTCAAGAAGCTGCCCCTATTGAAATACCTATTGAAGAAGTTCCTATGGGAGCACCGGCAATGCCGAAAACAGGCGAAGAACTTCCATATATATATTATATAGCAGGCATTGTAGCGATTGTTGCAGGAGCCAGCTTGACCATAAGAAGAAAGTGA
- a CDS encoding BsaA family SipW-dependent biofilm matrix protein has product MRKNLLIGLLVFSLAALLVVGGTMAWFTDSQTADNKFTAGTVAIEINEHDFQDITNWNPGDTTNKDVSIKSTGSKGTYVRVKLTPVWGALDGEEFIPDNTLSTTNVTLNIINSDKWIASGGYYYYYKIMNQGVETELLLDSVTIAGPTTGNEYQGKTLKVDVEAEAVQASHEAYKDAFGITSLPDGVEAWSESTPE; this is encoded by the coding sequence ATGAGAAAGAATTTGTTAATAGGTTTACTAGTATTTTCACTGGCTGCTCTTCTCGTGGTAGGCGGAACTATGGCTTGGTTTACGGACAGTCAGACAGCCGATAATAAATTTACAGCAGGAACTGTTGCAATTGAAATTAATGAGCATGACTTTCAAGACATAACAAATTGGAACCCCGGAGATACAACAAATAAGGATGTAAGTATTAAAAGCACAGGTTCAAAAGGAACATATGTCAGGGTCAAATTAACGCCGGTTTGGGGCGCCCTTGACGGAGAAGAGTTTATACCAGATAATACACTTTCAACAACAAATGTTACACTAAATATAATCAATTCTGATAAATGGATCGCCTCTGGCGGGTACTACTATTACTACAAGATAATGAATCAGGGCGTTGAAACAGAATTACTTTTGGACAGTGTGACAATTGCAGGACCAACTACAGGCAATGAATATCAAGGAAAAACCCTTAAAGTTGACGTCGAAGCTGAAGCCGTTCAAGCATCTCATGAGGCGTATAAAGATGCGTTCGGAATTACCTCTTTGCCAGACGGCGTTGAAGCATGGAGCGAAAGCACACCTGAATAA
- a CDS encoding TasA family protein gives MKKSFLIGLLVFSLVALLVVGGTMAWFTDTKEASNKFTAGTVKIQILENGQTNPVVKENVNPGDIYDKEVKVESLGSKRTYVRVSINPVWEGNLPINNVNLIFADGELGTHWVDGGDGWYYYKHILAAGAVTEPLLSKVEIIGSLTGDDYQGKKLTVNVKAEAVQASHEAYKDAWGLSNMPTGIEPWTE, from the coding sequence ATGAAAAAAAGTTTTCTCATAGGCCTGCTTGTATTTTCACTTGTCGCCCTCCTAGTGGTAGGCGGAACCATGGCTTGGTTTACGGATACAAAAGAAGCTAGTAATAAATTTACTGCAGGAACAGTAAAAATTCAAATACTAGAAAATGGCCAAACAAATCCTGTGGTAAAAGAAAATGTAAATCCCGGCGACATATACGACAAAGAAGTGAAGGTTGAGAGCCTAGGATCAAAACGGACATATGTAAGAGTAAGTATAAATCCTGTATGGGAGGGAAATCTTCCAATAAACAATGTAAATCTTATCTTTGCTGATGGAGAGTTAGGAACGCATTGGGTAGACGGCGGAGACGGATGGTACTATTACAAACATATATTAGCCGCAGGAGCTGTTACCGAACCACTTCTTTCAAAAGTTGAGATTATAGGAAGTTTGACAGGAGATGATTATCAAGGCAAAAAACTTACCGTAAATGTCAAAGCTGAAGCTGTTCAGGCATCTCATGAAGCATATAAAGATGCATGGGGGCTAAGTAATATGCCGACGGGTATAGAGCCGTGGACAGAATAG
- a CDS encoding signal peptidase I, with protein MKKNTVCKVKGFLSNTILILLTCAVIVLLIFVVQSKITGKAPSIGGYQMYIVMSGSMNPTIKTGSLVIVKPAGPKEIKAQDVITFRGKQDGENTTTHRVIDIYEKDGLFFKTKGDANEVEDPMPVSANHLIGKVVFTIPYIGYAFYFARSRGGILILLATWTLFLAVELAKIIVSERKGDKNKSERKINEGEITKEEA; from the coding sequence ATGAAAAAGAACACGGTTTGCAAAGTAAAAGGTTTTCTATCAAATACAATATTGATTCTGCTTACCTGCGCGGTTATAGTGCTCCTGATTTTTGTAGTGCAGAGCAAAATTACAGGAAAGGCTCCGTCGATAGGAGGCTACCAAATGTATATAGTTATGAGCGGAAGCATGAATCCCACTATCAAAACAGGAAGCCTTGTGATAGTAAAACCGGCAGGTCCAAAAGAAATAAAGGCTCAAGATGTTATTACTTTTAGAGGAAAGCAGGACGGTGAAAATACTACCACACACCGGGTAATCGATATATATGAAAAGGACGGGCTCTTTTTCAAGACAAAGGGCGATGCCAATGAAGTCGAAGACCCAATGCCGGTAAGCGCCAATCACTTAATAGGAAAAGTTGTTTTTACAATACCCTACATCGGTTACGCATTTTACTTTGCAAGATCAAGAGGCGGAATTCTGATTTTACTTGCTACATGGACCCTCTTTCTCGCAGTAGAACTGGCGAAAATCATAGTAAGTGAAAGAAAAGGGGACAAAAATAAGAGCGAACGGAAAATAAACGAGGGGGAGATTACAAAAGAAGAAGCATAG
- a CDS encoding VWA domain-containing protein: MISTSKKVLATILMILLIFTPAITVVSADESGTDATPSINELVNTDTQSIDSVSSEVPGEITQDQGTGNSEEGGSPETEDPVAGDEEVQPEGPSDQTPDEAQPEEPTNPDTEIPGQVTNPEDEILPDDQEANPSEEGGSPEIEGPSDQTPDEDLPEEPTDPDTELPGQVTNPEDETAPEEPATTEEDTNGEPSEDTGETGSNEETVPTDPTTPENPDGQPQEPESPEGEIPAEEGGEVIPPEVVLPEEVLDPLVPVEELPIIPPVVYNPALSISISTDNDFYNVGESINYHVVVLNTGDVQLQNISVDVNSSLKSSNETISELTPGGEYHIDGEIPIDPYFVESSLVIQAKAQCQFEANLVEASTSYEVSIENDPFLELLPRPAGMDSATSLKAFRSLQTDTVLDYGAPKSVIMPELVAATSGTDTIQVNKTATTATPCRNYTVKLQITGTPAPAPVDVVLVIDRSGSMNDRVSGSHTVLYYAKQAAKEFTDTILADSNNRISVVSFAGPLYLGDLGSASNATQNIGLSSNATSVKNAIDGITANGGTNIEAGFLKAKSILQTNGRQNANKVIVLLTDGVATASIGNPSGPNEPTGHNVHTIAAYTAGQGCWSMAMVFTVGIISQVPTQSRTVARETLQWAQNSGYYEASGAPDLSGIYDTISGLLGYSAIDAVVTDVINENFELVDGSITTNPNATVTYNPSTRTITWSPGTITTLAELSYKIKAKDGVMGNNLPTNTSAVLHYTDINGTPNVEKIFPIPTVNVIGVEAGPDSIIVVGDTINIGQNLQVYGYSPFTYLWTSSADSTWTSTSANPSLVPEEDAVYTIQITDANGCKATDSISVTVKKGKIIVKKFVENGDYGIDTVKEFAIHVNGPSGKKWNTLVKHNDQQIIDGLWPGNYTASETVPMDYSLTNLTNQSFTITRDMILNNVAVTVTATNKKVNDSWFRDETEKNNSFTIAVSYSGSSTAGQKSSAEVLLSSMDLKAVLPDKEKLLASTEESEE; encoded by the coding sequence ATGATAAGTACCTCAAAGAAAGTTTTAGCCACAATTCTTATGATATTGCTTATCTTCACACCGGCAATTACTGTAGTTTCTGCCGATGAATCTGGCACAGATGCTACACCTTCAATTAACGAATTGGTAAATACGGATACGCAGTCAATAGATTCTGTAAGTTCTGAAGTTCCCGGTGAAATAACTCAAGATCAGGGCACGGGTAATTCTGAAGAAGGCGGTTCTCCCGAAACAGAGGACCCGGTAGCAGGTGATGAAGAAGTGCAGCCGGAAGGTCCGTCAGATCAAACACCTGATGAGGCTCAACCGGAAGAACCTACAAATCCGGATACCGAAATCCCAGGACAAGTTACTAATCCTGAAGATGAAATACTACCTGATGATCAAGAGGCAAATCCTTCAGAAGAAGGTGGTTCTCCCGAGATAGAAGGTCCGTCAGATCAAACACCTGATGAAGATCTACCAGAAGAACCTACAGATCCAGATACTGAACTTCCGGGACAGGTTACTAATCCTGAAGATGAAACAGCGCCGGAAGAGCCGGCAACCACTGAAGAAGATACAAATGGTGAACCTTCTGAAGACACAGGAGAGACAGGTTCTAACGAGGAAACCGTACCTACTGATCCGACAACTCCAGAAAATCCTGACGGACAGCCCCAAGAACCGGAATCTCCCGAGGGAGAGATACCTGCCGAAGAAGGTGGAGAAGTCATACCACCAGAAGTTGTGCTGCCTGAGGAAGTATTAGATCCTTTAGTGCCTGTAGAAGAATTGCCAATTATTCCACCAGTAGTTTACAATCCCGCTTTAAGTATCTCAATTTCTACAGACAATGATTTTTATAATGTAGGCGAAAGCATTAATTACCATGTTGTAGTTTTAAATACAGGTGATGTTCAACTTCAAAATATATCAGTGGATGTAAACAGCAGCCTTAAAAGCTCAAATGAGACAATATCAGAACTTACACCAGGCGGAGAATATCATATTGATGGTGAAATTCCCATAGATCCATACTTTGTTGAGTCGTCACTTGTAATTCAGGCAAAAGCACAATGCCAGTTTGAAGCAAATCTTGTAGAAGCTTCAACTTCTTATGAAGTCTCAATAGAAAACGATCCGTTTCTTGAGTTACTACCACGGCCCGCAGGCATGGATTCAGCAACTTCGCTGAAAGCATTTAGGAGTTTGCAAACTGATACCGTTCTAGATTATGGGGCTCCTAAATCAGTCATAATGCCGGAACTTGTAGCAGCCACATCAGGCACTGATACGATACAAGTTAACAAAACAGCAACTACTGCTACACCGTGCAGAAATTACACTGTAAAACTTCAGATAACAGGCACACCTGCTCCGGCTCCTGTAGATGTAGTTTTAGTAATAGATAGATCAGGCAGTATGAATGATAGAGTATCAGGCAGCCATACTGTACTTTACTATGCCAAACAAGCCGCGAAAGAATTTACAGACACAATTTTAGCTGACAGCAATAATCGCATTTCAGTAGTTTCTTTTGCAGGTCCTTTGTATCTTGGAGATCTAGGCTCGGCTTCTAATGCGACACAAAATATTGGGCTTTCAAGCAATGCTACATCGGTAAAAAATGCAATTGACGGAATTACTGCAAATGGTGGAACAAATATAGAAGCAGGATTTTTAAAAGCCAAAAGCATTTTACAAACCAACGGCCGACAAAACGCTAATAAAGTAATAGTCTTGCTTACGGATGGTGTGGCAACAGCTAGTATAGGAAATCCATCAGGACCAAATGAACCTACAGGGCACAATGTGCATACCATAGCGGCATATACGGCAGGACAGGGTTGTTGGAGCATGGCAATGGTCTTTACAGTTGGGATTATAAGTCAAGTGCCTACCCAAAGCAGAACTGTTGCAAGGGAAACTCTTCAATGGGCTCAGAACTCCGGTTATTACGAAGCTAGCGGAGCACCGGATTTATCAGGGATTTACGATACAATATCCGGACTACTCGGATATTCAGCAATCGATGCTGTAGTAACCGATGTAATTAATGAGAACTTTGAGCTGGTTGACGGAAGCATTACGACAAATCCAAATGCTACAGTAACATACAATCCGTCAACACGGACAATAACCTGGAGTCCCGGCACAATAACTACATTAGCTGAGTTAAGCTATAAGATTAAAGCAAAAGACGGGGTGATGGGCAATAATTTACCGACAAATACAAGCGCTGTGCTTCACTATACTGATATAAACGGTACCCCCAATGTAGAAAAAATTTTCCCGATACCAACAGTAAATGTAATAGGTGTGGAAGCCGGGCCTGACTCTATAATAGTTGTGGGAGATACCATTAATATAGGCCAAAACTTGCAGGTGTATGGTTATTCGCCATTCACATACCTTTGGACAAGCAGCGCTGATTCTACATGGACTTCAACGAGTGCAAATCCTTCACTTGTGCCGGAAGAGGATGCTGTCTATACAATTCAAATAACAGATGCTAATGGATGCAAAGCGACTGATAGCATATCAGTTACAGTAAAAAAGGGAAAGATAATTGTAAAGAAGTTTGTTGAAAACGGTGATTATGGAATAGATACTGTAAAAGAGTTCGCTATACATGTGAATGGCCCTTCAGGGAAAAAATGGAATACACTTGTAAAACACAATGATCAACAGATAATCGACGGATTGTGGCCGGGAAACTATACTGCAAGCGAAACAGTTCCTATGGATTACAGTTTAACAAATTTAACAAACCAAAGTTTTACAATTACAAGAGATATGATTTTAAATAATGTTGCAGTAACTGTAACAGCAACCAACAAAAAAGTCAATGATTCCTGGTTTAGAGACGAGACAGAAAAAAACAACTCCTTTACAATTGCAGTGTCTTACAGCGGTTCAAGCACTGCAGGACAAAAGAGCAGTGCAGAAGTATTACTGAGCTCGATGGATCTGAAAGCTGTTTTACCTGATAAAGAAAAACTTTTAGCATCAACAGAAGAATCTGAAGAGTAA
- a CDS encoding BTAD domain-containing putative transcriptional regulator produces MTIKINTFGNFDIKLDDESILKKSKRNNKNLELLKYFITYYNKKLVPEDIIESLWPDSDFIDPKNALRTQIFRLRKGLESVGLINSEETKHYFDIIFENGFYIFDPGDSCTIDFVQFEEKVKEADSLRVDNPEKAKKAYLEAIDIYKGEFLAENPYSEWAFLFRSRYHRIFVQSVLRLFELLKENNEYLDIIDIYERVVNYEPFEESFHVYFLDALIELHEYKNALNHYNYITARLYKEMSVRPTPELKAIYRKITAGSEDDPEKNLTQISYTIINEDVINGALFCEPDYFKAIYNFERRKILRSGDKEFLGLISIIETGSNCSDKDIDVAKNILHEILARFLRKGDVFSWWNKSRVVVLLTDIAEENLQNIGNRINEEFKKRLLTPQISLEISFQPVGAKESFIQ; encoded by the coding sequence TTGACTATAAAGATTAATACATTTGGTAATTTCGACATAAAACTTGACGATGAGTCAATTTTAAAAAAAAGCAAACGAAACAATAAGAATCTGGAATTGTTAAAGTATTTTATTACTTATTACAATAAGAAATTAGTTCCGGAAGATATAATAGAGAGTTTATGGCCTGATTCAGATTTTATAGATCCGAAAAATGCCCTTAGAACTCAAATATTTCGTCTTAGAAAAGGCCTTGAGTCTGTCGGACTTATAAATAGCGAGGAGACGAAGCACTACTTTGATATAATTTTCGAAAACGGATTTTATATATTCGATCCCGGCGATTCTTGCACAATTGATTTTGTTCAGTTCGAGGAAAAGGTAAAAGAAGCTGATAGTTTAAGAGTGGATAATCCTGAAAAGGCGAAAAAGGCTTACTTAGAAGCAATAGATATATATAAGGGAGAGTTTCTTGCAGAAAATCCCTATAGCGAATGGGCGTTTCTTTTTCGGAGCCGCTATCATCGTATTTTCGTCCAGTCCGTGTTAAGACTTTTTGAGTTGTTAAAGGAAAATAATGAATATCTGGATATAATAGACATATATGAGAGAGTAGTCAATTATGAACCTTTCGAAGAATCATTCCATGTATACTTTCTCGATGCACTAATCGAATTACATGAGTATAAAAATGCCTTGAATCATTATAATTATATAACTGCAAGACTGTATAAAGAAATGTCTGTAAGACCAACGCCTGAGCTTAAAGCCATATACCGCAAAATTACTGCCGGCAGCGAAGATGACCCTGAAAAGAATCTTACACAGATAAGCTATACCATAATAAATGAAGATGTTATTAACGGAGCGCTATTTTGCGAGCCGGATTATTTCAAAGCCATATATAACTTTGAGCGCCGCAAGATACTTAGATCCGGGGATAAAGAATTTTTAGGCTTGATTTCAATTATTGAAACTGGCAGTAATTGTTCTGACAAAGATATAGATGTAGCAAAAAATATCTTACACGAAATCTTGGCCCGGTTTCTACGCAAAGGAGATGTATTTAGCTGGTGGAACAAATCTCGAGTAGTTGTTTTGCTTACTGATATAGCGGAAGAAAATCTCCAAAATATAGGAAATAGGATTAATGAAGAATTTAAAAAAAGGCTCCTTACGCCGCAAATTTCTCTGGAAATTTCATTTCAGCCCGTAGGTGCCAAAGAATCTTTTATCCAATAA
- a CDS encoding HD domain-containing phosphohydrolase encodes MIDNFAERVNGPPKKVPKDFFELDLEFLQMLENMDYQSVANALLLVSKANCVFVNLLDVSGEKFVIKVACGPNFNISEARSLSEYCTLFCRRLTDYTKCKSEQISDDIIIFSSLDELLGEEFIQSEISKMMNGLDIGQIAVANITKDGILLGNVIFLMPKGKNFSKHNRIRFYLKHLGLSIIRKKAEQLARQNIELSESLIKILQQDFNSIEELIYFTLNEALKITESKLAYAFIYNEDSNEIELACISDNILNECKLEKNNIKVDFEKAGFWANVIKEKQSIVINCFDNLDFQNNYVNLSRYLSVPIFDKGKIVMVTAVANKDSDYTKYDESSLTILFSNAWIRIIRKRNEEMLINEKELLEATLKSIEYLSYHDQLTGLYNRRFFEEELRRLDTDRNLPIAVIMADINGLKLANDAFGHEFGDEILKKAADALRLSCRRDDIIARIGGDEFAVLLPKTSEEGVKQVIDRIVIAAANTKVGSINLSISCGWEVKKSAEEDINEIIKRAENLMYKNKLFESSSMRNMTISTIVKTLYEAHPLEEKHSKRVSDLCVAIGKEILLSSRELSELKTIGLLHDIGKVAIDKSIINKTGPLTEEEIAEMRRHPEIGYRILSCVGDFSEIAQYVLAHHENWDGSGYPKGLKGEEIPLKARIAAIADAYDFMTNYKPYPRTLSQNEAVEELKKGAGKEYDPDLVAVFIEKVLIKYHF; translated from the coding sequence ATGATAGATAATTTCGCAGAGAGGGTTAATGGCCCGCCTAAAAAAGTACCAAAAGATTTTTTCGAATTGGACCTTGAGTTCTTACAAATGTTAGAAAATATGGACTATCAAAGTGTCGCAAATGCCCTTTTATTAGTATCAAAAGCTAACTGCGTATTTGTTAATTTGCTTGATGTTTCCGGCGAAAAATTCGTGATTAAAGTTGCATGCGGCCCGAACTTTAACATAAGTGAGGCTAGATCGCTTTCGGAGTACTGTACACTGTTTTGCAGAAGGCTTACTGACTACACAAAATGCAAAAGCGAACAAATTTCGGATGATATAATTATTTTCTCTTCACTTGACGAACTGCTTGGCGAAGAATTTATACAGTCTGAGATTTCAAAAATGATGAACGGACTTGACATAGGCCAGATAGCTGTTGCAAATATCACAAAAGATGGCATTCTTTTGGGAAATGTAATTTTTCTGATGCCAAAAGGCAAAAATTTCAGCAAACATAATAGGATTAGATTTTACCTTAAACATTTGGGTTTATCCATAATACGAAAAAAAGCTGAACAACTTGCAAGACAGAACATTGAGCTGAGCGAAAGCTTAATAAAAATACTCCAGCAAGATTTTAATAGCATAGAGGAATTAATTTATTTCACATTAAATGAGGCGCTAAAGATAACAGAAAGCAAATTGGCATATGCTTTCATTTATAATGAGGACAGTAATGAAATTGAACTTGCTTGTATTTCTGACAACATATTGAACGAGTGCAAATTAGAAAAAAATAATATTAAAGTAGATTTTGAAAAGGCAGGCTTCTGGGCAAATGTTATAAAGGAAAAACAATCGATAGTTATAAATTGTTTCGACAATCTTGATTTTCAAAACAATTATGTCAATCTATCCAGATACTTATCGGTGCCGATATTTGACAAAGGTAAAATTGTTATGGTGACAGCCGTTGCAAACAAAGACTCAGATTATACCAAATATGATGAGTCAAGTCTTACTATCTTGTTTAGTAATGCATGGATTCGAATTATTCGCAAGAGAAATGAAGAAATGCTGATAAATGAAAAAGAGCTTCTCGAAGCTACATTAAAATCAATAGAGTATTTAAGCTACCATGATCAATTAACCGGCCTTTATAACCGCAGATTTTTTGAAGAGGAGTTGCGCAGGCTTGATACTGATAGAAATTTGCCTATTGCTGTAATTATGGCAGATATAAACGGTCTAAAGCTGGCAAATGATGCCTTTGGACATGAATTTGGAGATGAAATACTAAAAAAAGCGGCAGATGCTTTAAGACTTTCCTGTAGAAGAGATGATATAATTGCTAGAATTGGCGGTGACGAATTTGCGGTCTTGCTTCCAAAAACTTCAGAAGAAGGTGTAAAGCAAGTCATCGACCGAATAGTAATTGCAGCTGCCAATACCAAGGTAGGCTCAATAAATTTATCTATTTCTTGCGGGTGGGAAGTTAAGAAATCCGCAGAAGAAGACATAAATGAAATCATAAAAAGAGCGGAAAATCTTATGTATAAAAATAAGTTGTTCGAAAGTTCTAGCATGCGAAATATGACTATTTCAACAATTGTTAAAACTTTATATGAAGCTCATCCTTTAGAAGAAAAACATTCGAAACGAGTAAGCGATCTATGCGTAGCCATAGGAAAGGAGATACTTTTAAGCTCAAGAGAGTTAAGTGAGCTTAAAACAATAGGCCTCCTTCACGATATTGGCAAAGTTGCAATAGACAAATCAATTATAAATAAAACCGGTCCATTGACAGAGGAAGAAATAGCAGAAATGAGACGGCACCCAGAAATAGGCTATCGAATATTGAGCTGCGTAGGTGATTTTTCAGAAATTGCACAATACGTACTTGCGCATCACGAAAACTGGGATGGTTCCGGATACCCAAAGGGTTTAAAGGGCGAAGAAATACCACTGAAAGCAAGAATTGCAGCAATTGCTGATGCATACGATTTTATGACCAATTATAAACCTTACCCAAGAACATTGTCGCAAAATGAAGCAGTGGAAGAACTTAAGAAGGGTGCGGGAAAGGAATATGATCCTGATCTTGTAGCTGTTTTTATAGAAAAAGTTCTTATAAAGTATCACTTTTAA